GCCACCACCATGCGGTTCTACGCCGGCCCGACACTGCTGGTGATCGATGAACTGGGCTACCTGCCACTACCCGCCGAGGCCGCCTCGGCGTTGTTTCAAGTCGTATCCCAACGCTATTTGAAGACCAGCATCGTGATCACCACCAACCGCGGGGTCGGCGCCTGGGGCGAAGTGCTCGGTGACACCACCGTCGCCGCCGCCATGCTCGACCGCCTCCTACACCGGTCAGTGGTCATCAACCTCGACGGCGAGTCCTACCGGCTACGCGACCACCACGCCGCCGCCGAAAACCTCCGTCGAGCCGCAACAGGAACCCGTCAACCCCTACACTGACCGGTGCTCACAGGTGAGGAATTTCGGCGAGCACACCCGGGGACGTTCGATGAGCGCGATCATCGACAGCTGACGCCGCAATCGTCTGCTCATACGTCGGCACACTGACCACCCGATTCCCAGCCTCCGCGGCACATGTTGCTCCCAGGTGGCCCACGAAGTTGAGCCCTACTGCTTGGTGACGGCGATGACCGCGCCCGGACGCAACCACCGCATGATCTGCACCAAGGTGCCGTCGTCGATACCCACGCAGCCGGCGGTCGGGCCGCCATCGGTGGTGTGAACGAAGAACGCGCCACCCTTGCCCGGAATCCGCTCCTTGTTCACCCCCATCACCACGGCGTGCTTGTACTGCGGAATGTGGAGGTTCTCGGTGCCGCTGCTCAGATTCGTGTTGAACGCGCACTGATCCTTCTTGCAGACCTGCATCGTGTTGTACGTGGGGCTCTTCATGTCCCCGTCCCACCAATGATCGGGTGTCACCTGGACGTACTGCAGACCGCCGCCGGGATTCGGATCGGTGCCGAAGGCGAAGTCGAGGCTGTAGACACCCATCGGGGTCATCATCGATCCGTCGAAGTGATCCTTCGACATTCCCTTCGAGCCGATCTTGGCGGGGATACCCGCCCTGACCGGCTGCCAGCCGGCCGAAGTGCGCTGCCAGACATCCATCTTCGCGTCCGATCCACCCACCCCTGTCACCGCCAACACCTGCGTGGCATTGCCTACGCTGTTGCTGAACCAGGGCAGGTAATCCGCGCTGCTGGTTGGCGCGACGGACAGCGCCAGACAGGCGGCCGCGAACAGCACACTCAACAGTCGGCGCACACGGCCCATCGTTGCGGAGCCACATCACCGTTGCGAAACGGATTAGCGTCCGATGGGTACCGGGCGGCGTTGGGATCGGCCATGCGCCGTTGCTGTTTGCGGCTCGGTCGGTCAACCCCCCGCAGTCGAGCGTTACTGAATAGCCAACGTGCGAATCGTCGTTACGATCGCGGAATGTCAAAACCGCCAAAAGGAGGCATGTCCCCCGGCTAAGCGCCTTGGCCTCCGCAGGGACCACCACCTACGAAACGGCCGTGGCTACTACCGGTGATCTTGACTGCGACCCTCGCCACAGTTACCACTGGCGTGGCAATCGCGTTGCCGCGTAGTCAACAGGCTCGTGCTGCTGTCCACAGGCATCAACGGTGACGGACACCTCGAAGCCCTGAGCATGCAGTGGGTCACCAGAGAGCAGCGAGTGCCTCAGATCTGAGGCGGCCTCGGAGAGGGCCTCGCCAAGGATGTCGGTCGACACTGTGGTGCGCGGACATCGTGATGCTCCTCCGAGAACCCTGTGGAAGGTTGACTCGAAGGTTCACGCGGCGGCCACGTCACAACCCTCACCGACACAATGGCGAACTCAGCAATCACGCTACACCACTGTGCGGGACTCGAAATCGCAACCGCGGATGGTGAACTGTGCTATAGCGTTAACACCAATAGCGGCACCGATACGAAAGCATCTGCCCTCGGCCGTAGGGACCACGCGTCATAAGACGCTGACCATGCCGACTGACATTCCGCGACTTCGAACCGTTCACTGCGCCAGCCAGCGCAGCGTTACGATCACCGGATGTCAAATCCCCCGCACGGAGCCATGCCGCCGACCACACCACATTGGCAACCCCAAACCCCACGGCAAAGGAAGGGGTATTCCTACCTTGCCTTGGCACTGACCGCGAGTGTTGCGCTCATTGCGTCAGTCGTAGCGGCCGCTGCCTGGTTTCGTGTGACGGCTGAGTCCGACGCGAATGACCCGACGCCACAGTTCAGTGAGCAAGAAATCGCCGATGCGAAGCAGGAAATGTGTCAGGCGTGGAACAAAACCTACCGAGCAATACGGTCCACCGGCGAAAAGTCCGATACCGACCCAAACCACGCTTATCTCGTCGCGGTCAACACGAGACTTGCGTTTCATGCGTCTGCAGACTACTTAATCGATACGCTCAGAGAGCAACCAGCAGTACCCAGCAGCATGGCGGCCGATGTGAAGAAACTTGCGTCAGCCTACTACGACACCGCTATTTCCCAGCTCGGTAATGCGCCTCAGTCCGAGTTTAAGAACTCTAATGAAGAAATGGATGAGGCAGATGCACAGCTTTACGCTGCATGCCGCTAGCTAACGGCGACCCACATTCGCCGTGCCATTGCCTGACAGCATCGACCGACGACGACTGCAACTCTGTGACCGCATCCACGGCCCGTGTTCTCGCTGTGGGCAAGAACACTTCGGCAAATCTGGGTTCAAGGCCGTGGGTCAGACGTGGACGACTGCGGTTTCACTCGCCCCGAGACCTGTATCCAAACAGTGAATAGCCTCCGCCGTGATCGGCGATACCATCACTGAGTGTCATACACACCCCACGGAGGCATGCCACCTGCTCCCGCACCCTGGCAACCGCAGGGAACCTCAGCCTCACGCCCTTCGCGTGCGCCTGTGATCCTCTCTACCGCTATTGCTCTCCTGGCAGTCGCCCTTGCCATAGCGGCGTGGTTGCGCCCGCCGCAAGAGCCAGAAGCTCAACCCGACACACCTCAGTTCAGCGAACAGGAAATAGCAACAGCAGAGCAGGCGATGTGCGAGGCATGGAACCATAGCCTCACCGCGATACTTCATGTCGGAGGAAAGAACAGCCCCGACTCCACCCTGACGTATGTATTGGGAGTCGAAACACAGGTCGTGTTCGACGCTGCCGCTGATTACCTACAGTCGTCGCTACGCGAGAATCCAGCGACACCCGAAGAGTTAGCCGATGCATTCAAGCGACTTATCTCTTCCTACTACGAAGCGGTGTTGGCTCACTTAGCCAACGCATCAGAAGATGATATTGAGCCTATAAAAAAGTCCGTGGATGCCGCCGAAGAAGTAGTCAGGCGGGCGTGTGGATGATTCCCAGCCAGTCACTCAGCCCGTGGGCCCAAATCGTGATCGGGCCGCACTTACCGAACGAGTCTTCGGTTACCTCCGCCGCTAATTCAGCACGCAACAGAGCCGGAATCGAGGTGGCATACCAGGATTACGAAAATCAACTTCATACGACACGGACAAGCACGCTTTCATCGTTGCGTGGCATGACCGCCGACGCCACCCGCACCGCGGTGCACCAATCCGAGAAAAACGCCGGGGATGTTGCCGGCCGAAACAGCGTCAAAAAGTCGTCCTACGCCACCGCTACGGAATCGCTCCGAGGACTACGATCAGAACTTCTACAGATCGGCGCAGACGCCGATCAGGAAATCAAAACTATCCTCCAGTCGAAGAAACCAGCGCCGCAGATCATCGCTGAGGTCGTCGCCGCAATCGAGAAACATTCAACTTACGCCACACACAAGGCCACCACTCGGGGATCCAGTGTGTTAGAAGCAATCCAGGAAGTACTCACAGCGCAAGGAGATAAC
This DNA window, taken from Mycolicibacterium sp. MU0050, encodes the following:
- a CDS encoding L,D-transpeptidase family protein is translated as MRRLLSVLFAAACLALSVAPTSSADYLPWFSNSVGNATQVLAVTGVGGSDAKMDVWQRTSAGWQPVRAGIPAKIGSKGMSKDHFDGSMMTPMGVYSLDFAFGTDPNPGGGLQYVQVTPDHWWDGDMKSPTYNTMQVCKKDQCAFNTNLSSGTENLHIPQYKHAVVMGVNKERIPGKGGAFFVHTTDGGPTAGCVGIDDGTLVQIMRWLRPGAVIAVTKQ